One stretch of Nicotiana tabacum cultivar K326 chromosome 18, ASM71507v2, whole genome shotgun sequence DNA includes these proteins:
- the LOC107794459 gene encoding protein FLX-like 4, with translation MASRRQVPASYGRSIQAPGMVLHEELSAGRRRIDPLPPPELRDNRLAARAAELEQLAGDNHRLAATYVALKQDLAAAQREVEKLKEHIRSSQTESDIQIRLLLDKIAKMEVELRAGESARKDVQEAHLEARSLVTANMELSGKIHQAMQELERARADIKKLPEMHAELDTLRKEHQKLRKTFEYEKGSNIEKVEQMKLMEKDLIAMAKEVERLRAEVLNAEKRAQGFDPYARPYMNSDPMYPAPPMHGTPHVDGYQIPHIPVAAGAMGEGMYPYGSSIAVSAVTPPPPGTGGNATWGGGYDAPQARS, from the exons ATGGCCTCCAGAAGACAAGTACCAGCATCATATGGACGGTCAATACAAGCTCCAGGAATGGTGCTTCATGAAGAATTGTCTGCTGGCCGCCGTCGCATTGATCCACTTCCTCCTCCCGAGCTTCGGGACAATAGATTGGCTGCTCGGGCAGCAGAGTTGGAACAACTTGCTGGAGACAATCATCGGTTGGCAGCTACGTATGTTGCCTTGAAGCAGGATCTTGCTGCTGCTCAGCGAGAAGTAGAGAAACTCAAAGAACATATAAGAAGTAGCCAAACAGAAAGTGACATCCAGATTCGATTGTTGCTTGACAAGATTGCCAAGATGGAGGTTGAACTTAGAGCCGGTGAGAGTGCGAGGAAGGATGTGCAAGAGGCACATTTGGAGGCACGAAGCTTGGTAACGGCCAATATGGAGCTGAGCGGAAAAATACATCAAGCTATGCAGGAATTGGAAAGAGCTCGTGCAGATATCAAGAAGCTACCTGAGATGCATGCTGAACTTGATACCTTAAGGAAAGAACACCAGAAGCTGCG TAAGACCTTCGAGTATGAAAAAGGTTCAAACATAGAGAAAGTTGAGCAGATGAAACTTATGGAGAAAGACTTGATTGCCATGGCTAAAGAAGTGGAGAGATTGCGCGCTGAGGTGTTAAATGCCGAGAAAAGAGCTCAAG GTTTTGATCCTTATGCTCGGCCCTACATGAATTCAGATCCCATGTATCCCGCTCCTCCTATGCACGGTACACCCCATGTAGACGGTTATCAGATACCTCATATCCCAGTGGCCGCTGGCGCAATGGGAGAGGGAATGTATCCATATGGAAGTAGCATAGCTGTAAGTGCGGTAACTCCACCTCCTCCTGGTACTGGCGGCAACGCTACATGGGGAGGAGGTTATGATGCTCCACAAGCGAGGAGCTGA